The nucleotide window CAAAGCATAATTATTAGCTTCTACAAGTAATTAAAGATTTTTGAATCCATTTGATTTTTCACATTTTAGGTAATTAGCTTCTGCAAATTACTAACTCCTAGACAAGCTGAAGGTTAGAGAAATAATACAGTGAAAAATGCATTTATTGATTGAAATTTACAATCTATATTTATATTGCTTTTCGACAGGCTATAATGAGGATTAATGTAAATTAAGTTGTATTATTGATGAGAAGATGGTAGAGTCATCTGTACTTCTCTCTATTGTATCTTATCGAAAGTCAAAATGAGCAATTTACACTGTTGGACTTTTTTTTGCAGGAAATATAGCTGCATTGTTCTATTCTCTATTCGTTCTAGCAATAGTGATCAAACTGTGGTTTTGAGAACTATAGGATATTAATATACTAAAAATTGACTGTGAGGCAATTGATCTACCGCTGGATGCACTTGCATTTTTTTTCTGATAATGGTTTTGATTAATGTTAGTTCCATTTTGCTAACAGGAAGAACCCATATGCATTTTTTATTCACGATATGGTATCTGCAAGTTTGGCACACACTGCAAATTTGACCATCCTATGGCAGCACCCATGGGAATATATGCTTACAGCCTTGCCACATCCTCTTTAGCTGATGTGGCAGTCGCTAGAAATTTACTTGCAACCTCGTCCGGACCTCCATCGTTCCAAGCTCCTCTTGAAGTTGCCACCGGGAAGTCTAGACGACTTTTGTTCTCTGATTCTCTGCAAATTGCTTCCGGCGATGAACGTATCAAGTCAGAGGGATCACAAGCCACTTCAAGCACTGGCAAACTTTCTTCTTTCTGAGAACCTTGTGAGATAAAAGGTATCTTTCCGAACCAAGTTTTTCATGAAGAACCAAGTTACGGTGTCTCATTCCGGTTGTTGTACCATGATGCTGTTTCACTTTGAgattaaagaaagagaaaaagattcTGTGTTTGACAAATGCACTATGCTTttctaacaattttacatgagaGCCAGTTGTGTCTAGATTTTGTTCTTTTGGCTGACTGCCATGCTGCCATccctgcttaaaaattttaagttatctttatgtttattattctaaatttaagttttatatatatatatatatatatatatatatattttactatTAATCATCTGATTATTAACTGATCATTTGATTATcagtgtttatttatttttttgactcaGATAAATTAATTCCAATTAAAAATAGAAATGATTAAtctgaacttttggactttatgtTATTATGGACAAGCCGAGACGAATAAGGCAGGAGATACTGCTTGAAGAAAGGGTTGACTTCACTCGTGTCTCTCGAGGCTTTCGAGTCATTATGCACAATGCAAAATGGGGATCGGTCTCAAGAACAACTGTCGTAAACGTCTGAAATCATTCCTGCAGGTACAGAGGTCAACGCATCATCTGAAGGAGCAGAAAAGAATGCTGCAATGCATCATCTGAAATCTAGCATGGTATATTATAGCCCCCCAGATAACCTCACATTTAGCAGTTAACATTAAGTAAGAAGCCATTCAAGAGATTTTAACAGCACTACTACTACCATCTCCAATGTAGTCATTATAGAGAATCTACATTTCGACGACAATTTTCCCGGTGGCGTGGCCACTCATGCTCCTGGCCCAGGCCTCCTCTGCCTTGGTCAACCGATGTGTCGAATCCACAATGGTCTTGAGCTTACCTTCCTGTGCCATGTCCACCAGAAACTTCATGTCCTCGGACTTGGGGCTTAGTAACAACGGCACCAGCTTCTTCTTCGAAAAGGTCAGCTTCTTGAGCATGGAGGTAGCCATGGTCTGGAGGGTGGGAGTTATGTCGATCACCTTCCCCTCGGTGCTCAGATTAGGCTCGAAAGTGGACCAGGAAATGTTGGTGGTGCAATGGATGACTGCATCGTACTTCTTGCCTGATGGGCTCCATAGCTTTGCACCTTCGGGAGTCTTGTAGTCGAGCACCTCATCCGCGCCCAGACTCTTTATGAGTTCGATGTTGCGGGCGCCGCAAGTGGCTGTGACATGGTGGCCTGCGTGCTTGGCGAGCTGCAGCGCGTAGTGCCCCACGCCACCGGAGGCTGCTGTGATCAGAATGTTAGATGGCTTGTCGGTGGCATCAAACTTGGTTCCGGCAGCCTTCAGTGCCTGGAGAGCAGTCATGGCAGCCGTTGGTAGGCTTGCGGCTTCAGGGGGAGAGAGTTCAGGCGGCCTAGTCACCATTAGGCCGATAGGTGCCACAGCAAACTCGGCGAGCCCACCACCATTCTGTCATAACAAATTATCGGaagtcaagaaagaaagaaaaaaaaacacaagCATGATAATAATAGAGAAAGAGCAACTTTGCTGAATTGAAGGAGCAAAAGATAATTGAGAATTTGCTGCAATTAGAAAAGATCGACACAAAAGTCAACAAACCAATAAAAAGGTGTTATAATCTCAAGTCACCTTAACTAAAGTTTATAGCATCACAATCTCTCAGGTGGTTTCACAGTTTGATTTACCATCACATTCATCTCATTGTAAACAAAATCTATGTTTAAAGAACTTCTCTACCTATGGAGTTTCCCAATCAATTAAATAAAGCATACATGAGATCAGGCATTAAGCTATTTCAAAGATTCCATTTTAATTTCTTTCACTAAATGAAAAcattatgatgcacaaataacATCGAGCACACTTACAAAAAAGTTCAGCATGCCAACAACTTTGTCACCTTTCTTGAAGGCACTAACTTCAGGACCCAACTCAGCAACTTCTCCTGCTACATCAGCAACTGTTTCACAAAAATGAAGATGTCATCAAATAAATACAGTGATTTCACTTTCGCTGAAACATAATAAACCAGACATACTCGATAATCATGAGTTATTAAACACGAATTCGAAAAAGAAAAGGTCTATCGGTTGGTTGATGCAAAGGAAACCAGATAAACCTACCTTGTCAATGCACCTAAAAGCAAAACATGATATGCTAACAATAGTCTCGGTGTGTCCATTGCAGCTGTTCATTCATATATTTACTAGCATAACAAGACATTTATGTATGGTGTATTTTGGCTAAAAACAACTTCAAGAAGCAACGAGAACGggcaaaaaaaaaagttacataGACTACTCGAGTTTAACATGAACATTTCATGTAAATTTGAACCACAAAACTGCAAAAGGACAATAAGTGCTGAGAAAATTGATTGATGATCTAAAGATTTTAGAAAACTAGCACGCATCATATCTATACAAGTTTACTGACGAGAAAAAAGGAGAATAGAAAAAGATCATATGCTTAAATAATTAGGTATTAAATTGATCAGAAACCATTTCTTTCTGCAATCATTGAGTTACAATGACAAAAAGGTTGCTCAAGAGATAATAGATCGCCTAGCACATTCAACATATTGGTGATGATAACACCGAAGTTCTCAACCACCGACGAATAATCTTCTCTATCATTTAGTGGTAGTTGCTTGCTTACCGGGTGTAAATGGAAACTTGGGTGGCAAAAATGGACGCAACATGCCAACCTGAATTTTCCAATCGATTGGGTTTATACTTGCTGCCTCCAACTTAAGCAAAATCTCATTTTTCTTTGGTGAAGGAATTGGAACCTCAACATGCTGCAGTGAGCATAATAATCAATCAAACAGAAAAAATAAACCAATTGTGGTAAAAGCACAACGATGTGATAGGTGAGTTTATAAATAACAGATCCGGATCAGGTACCTATGAACCTTGATATTTTGACAAATTCTTGTAAATTTGAGAGTAATAGACCACATGTTTCACTAGGCAAAACAATACAACAACAACAGTATGCAGGTCAAATAAGACTTCATGGAATCATAGAAATGTtcctagagaaaaaaaaataaaaaaaataaaatcaacagAGGAGCATAAAATTTTGATCCGAAATACAATTATAGATCTCTTAATCCTTAAACCCAGAAGAAAATTCTGCGTTAGAAGTGGTTTTCAATCATCTGGAAAAAGCATGGTGACTGATTCCTAGATGAAGAAAGAGTAAAAAGAAAAGGAGCAGCACATACTTTGGTCAAAAAATGAATTATAATTCCGGAAAAATACAattaaagataattttaactcctAAAATTCAGTTATTACGTAGGTTTAGCAGAGATTTTtgatcatatataaaaaaaaaatatatatatatatatatatatataattttaaatagatTTGTCAAGAGGTGAATTTTAGATCTGGAAAATACAATGACAAATCTTTTAACCATGAAATTTAGAAATTGTGTAGGCTAGCAAACATTTCGATCATATATAAAAACCAAGGTGTCGGGTTCCcagaaaaggaggaaaaaaaaggcatgtaatagtgaatAATTTTGTTAAAAGGTGAATTTTATATCCAGAAAACACAATTGTAGATCTTTTAACCCTAAGATTCAGAAATTATGAAGGTAGCAAAGGTTTCGATCACATATAAAGATCAAGTGGTTCAGTTCCcggaaaaggggggggggggaaaaGGCATATAATTGTAAATAGTTTTCacaaaaatcaaaaattt belongs to Musa acuminata AAA Group cultivar baxijiao chromosome BXJ1-11, Cavendish_Baxijiao_AAA, whole genome shotgun sequence and includes:
- the LOC135597105 gene encoding chloroplast envelope quinone oxidoreductase homolog; its protein translation is MVRATSVHPSLSLSISPVSTHQERMAEEKSTMKAIQYPSYGGGAGALKHVEVPIPSPKKNEILLKLEAASINPIDWKIQVGMLRPFLPPKFPFTPVADVAGEVAELGPEVSAFKKGDKVVGMLNFFNGGGLAEFAVAPIGLMVTRPPELSPPEAASLPTAAMTALQALKAAGTKFDATDKPSNILITAASGGVGHYALQLAKHAGHHVTATCGARNIELIKSLGADEVLDYKTPEGAKLWSPSGKKYDAVIHCTTNISWSTFEPNLSTEGKVIDITPTLQTMATSMLKKLTFSKKKLVPLLLSPKSEDMKFLVDMAQEGKLKTIVDSTHRLTKAEEAWARSMSGHATGKIVVEM